In Sebastes fasciatus isolate fSebFas1 chromosome 24, fSebFas1.pri, whole genome shotgun sequence, the following are encoded in one genomic region:
- the LOC141763290 gene encoding uncharacterized protein LOC141763290: MITVQKRGMLGRWQMGAEHGAQAAGQTGLLGIKRGTEIQKTDTGGQPSNRPRRKEEAPRQITSCITPPHSGRIKGAYGGPSASRAPSEMSSAPAMNRTRKTRRLQRRTCPYTKTDWQHRTKVSEDEYPDTSLHDALVRLLKRTAREDEAGLSSSVDVHSENLISSAEDDRRLTETKDNKLNTAQNVPAHVQRELPSTSEPSSTPAMDRTRTTRRLKRRTCPYTKTDWQHRTRVSEGEHPYTSLHDELVRLLKRTAREDEAGPSSSVDVHRENLISSVEDESKRVGKRGGKRGGKRKKKQRPDLTESEDGKLNTAHNLPVRVQRAAFEDKYQQQEKLGEGGCGSVFAGYRKADHLPVAIKYIPSDNQCIKHVDEHGNTLSVEVAILLKLAANTSGSAASSAPVSLLDWYDLEQELILVLERPVPCMDLFTYIWSEGSSLKEEEAKIILKQLVDALIDLEDKSIFHRDIKVENILIETGSDVPRVRLIDFGLSCFVKRGVNYRDYYGTFNYIPPEWYNGQGYSAGPTTAWQVGVVLFHTLHRNAFFETLAFLENGMTFNERMSKDCKDFLQMCLTEDPEQRLTLEQLKHHPWLR, translated from the exons ATGATCACTGTCCAGAAGAGAGGCATGCTGGGGAGGTGGCAGATGGGTGCAGAACATGGGGCCCAGGCTGCCGGGCAGACGGGACTGCTGGGGATCAAACGCGGTACCGAGATACAGAAAACAGACACTGGAGGGCAACCCAGCAATCGGCccaggagaaaagaggaggcaCCGAGGCAGATAACCAGCTGCATCACACCACCACACTCAGGGAGAATAAAAGGAGCATACGGAGGTCCTTCAGCATCAAG AGCTCCGTCAGAAATGAGTTCAGCGCCTGCAATGAATAGGACTAGGAAGACTAGGAGGCTTCAAAGGAGGACCTGTCCTTACACAAAGACTGACTGGCAGCACAGGACAAAGGTCTCAGAAGATGAATACCCAGACACCTCTCTGCACGATGCCCTTGTGAGACTATTGAAGAGGACAGCCAGAGAAGACGAAGCAGGACTGTCCTCTTCAGTGGACGTTCACAGCG AAAACCTCATCTCATCTGCAGAGGACGACAGACGACTGACAGAGACGAAGGACAACAAACTGAACACCGCACAAAATGTGCCCGCACATGTGCAAAGAG AGCTCCCTAGCACGTCAGAACCAAGTTCAACGCCTGCAATGGATAGGACTAGGACGACTAGGAGGCTTAAAAGAAGGACCTGTCCTTACACAAAGACTGACTGGCAGCACAGGACAAGGGTCTCTGAAGGTGAACACCCATACACCTCTCTGCACGATGAGCTTGTGAGACTATTGAAGAGGACAGCCAGAGAAGACGAAGCAGGACCGTCCTCTTCAGTGGATGTTCACAGAG AAAACCTCATCTCATCTGTGGAGGATGAGAGCAAGAGAGTCGGTAAGAGA GGCGGTAAGAGAGGCGGtaagagaaagaagaagcagAGACCAGACCTGACAGAGTCCGAGGACGGCAAACTGAACACCGCACACAATTTGCCCGTACGTGTGCAAAGAG ctGCATTCGAGGACAAATATCAACAGCAAGAGAAGCTCGGCGAAGGAGGGTGTGGATCTGTGTTTGCTGGATATCGCAAAGCAGATCATTTGCCT GTTGCCATCAAATACATCCCGAGCGACAATCAGTGTATCAAACACGTG GACGAGCATGGGAATACGCTCTCTGTGGAGGTCGCCATCTTGTTGAAACTGGCGGCCAATACAAGTGGCTCAGCGGCCTCCTCGGCACCTGTGTCCCTACTGGACTGGTACGATCTGGAACAGGAGCTGATCCTGGTGCTGGAGAGACCAGTCCCCTGCATGGACTTGTTCACGTACATCTGGTCAGAGGGAAGCTCCTTAAAAGAGGAAGAGGCCAAG ATCATCCTGAAACAGCTGGTTGATGCATTAATTGATCTTGAGGATAAGAGCATCTTTCACCGGGACATCAAGGTGGAAAATATCTTGATCGAGACCGGCTCGGACGTCCCGCGAGTTCGCCTCATTGACTTTGGACTGAGCTGCTTCGTGAAGAGAGGAGTCAATTACCGCGACTACTACG GTACCTTTAATTACATCCCTCCGGAGTGGTACAATGGTCAAGGCTACAGTGCCGGCCCGACCACAGCGTGGCAGGTTGGAGTGGTCCTGTTTCATACGCTCCACAGGAACGCATTTTTTGAGACCCTCGCGTTCCTCGAAAATGGCATGACGTTCAACGAGAGgatgtccaaag aTTGCAAGGATTTCTTGCAAATGTGTCTGACTGAAGACCCCGAACAGCGCCTGACCCTGGAGCAGCTCAAGCATCACCCATGGCTCAGATAA